A window of Paenibacillus phoenicis genomic DNA:
CAATCCAGACTAATGCAAGCCCCCCGGCAAGCCGTAAACCCGGGATGTTGAGCAGCTGCACGACGAGCAGTGTCATGATCACCCGGATCAGAATCGCCCCCAGGGTCCCCCATACGATAACTTTCTTCTGATCCTGTTGCGGCACATTGCGGGCGGCAAGCCCAATGACGATCGCGTTATCCCCGGCTAAGACGAGGTCGATCAGGACGATGGATAATAAGGCCATCCAAAATTCCGGTGACAGTAAGTCCATGTTCTCTCCCCTTTCTAAATGTTCCATGCAACGGATCTATTTTTTCTGGATAACGGCCTCGCCATTCACGTCAATTGCCGCTGGCCTGCAAAGGCTGCGAGACGGTACAATCGGACGTTCGATATGGCTGGGACTACGGGAAGATCCCACCGTTCCAAAAAAATACGCCGTGTCCGTATTGGGCACGACGCATTTACGCATCAAAAAAGACCTTTACCCAATACTCGCTACGGGCAAAGGTCTCGCTAACAACTCTTCGTTGCCAATAAAGCCGGGGTATGTATAACTCCCGTAATGACGACTTTATTGTAACAGCTACTCCCCTTTGGGAACCATGCATGTTTTATTGAGTTATATTATAGCACGCACTTTACGAGAGAACCAGCCTTTTATGCTATCATTTTGGCTTTGTGCCAAAACAAGTTATAATAGTGATGAAATGGAGGGATCCCAAATGAGTCCATCATCAAATTCCAATCTCAAATTAGCCACGTTTGCCGGAGGCTGCTTCTGGTGCATGGTATCACCATTCGAGGAACTGCCCGGCGTTCACGGCATTATTTCTGGATATACCGGCGGTCATACGGTGAACCCTACGTACGAGGAGGTTTGCGCCGGGAATACCGGGCATTACGAAGCCGTGCAAATTACGTACGACCCGGACATCTTTCCTTACCGCAAGCTGCTGGAGTTGTATTGGCAGCAAATTGATCCAACGGACGAAGGCGGCCAATTCCATGACCGCGGCGATTCGTACCGGACCGCGATATTTTATCATGATGAGCAGCAGCGTCTGGAAGCGGAAGCTTCCAAGCAAGAGCTTGCGCAAAGCGGCCGCTTCGATAAACCGATTGTCACCCCGATTCTGCCGGCAGCCCCATTCTATCCTGCCGAGGAGTATCATCAGCAATACCATAAGAAGAATCCGGGACACTACCGGCTGTATCGCAAAGGCTCCGGCCGCGAGGATTTCCTGGAGCGCCACTGGTCCGGCCCTGCCGATCGGGAAGAGCTGAAGCGCAAGCTGACGCCGATCCAATATGAGGTCACGCAAAATAATGCGACCGAGCGTCCTTTTACCGGAGAGTATTGGGACCATGAGGAAGAAGGCATTTACGTCGATGTCGTTTCCGGCGAGCCGTTGTTCAGCTCCCGTGACAAATACGATGCCGGCTGCGGTTGGCCGAGCTTTACCCGCCCGATCCGGAGCTACCACATCAAGGAGAGAACCGATACCAGCCATTTTATGATTC
This region includes:
- the msrB gene encoding peptide-methionine (R)-S-oxide reductase MsrB gives rise to the protein MSPSSNSNLKLATFAGGCFWCMVSPFEELPGVHGIISGYTGGHTVNPTYEEVCAGNTGHYEAVQITYDPDIFPYRKLLELYWQQIDPTDEGGQFHDRGDSYRTAIFYHDEQQRLEAEASKQELAQSGRFDKPIVTPILPAAPFYPAEEYHQQYHKKNPGHYRLYRKGSGREDFLERHWSGPADREELKRKLTPIQYEVTQNNATERPFTGEYWDHEEEGIYVDVVSGEPLFSSRDKYDAGCGWPSFTRPIRSYHIKERTDTSHFMIRTEVRSRLGDSHLGHVFEDGPEPTGLRYCINSAALRFVPKADLEKEGYGEYLYLFEDAPKSQK